One genomic region from Geotrypetes seraphini chromosome 13, aGeoSer1.1, whole genome shotgun sequence encodes:
- the C13H1orf116 gene encoding specifically androgen-regulated gene protein isoform X2: protein MPESELWTGNCGMESMSSGSCDSVVSITSNHSAFSDECYDHLSAEERECLMFLEETIDSLDVEVDSRVSTDESERVDEASKEHETSYVKPTLPKEHETSYVKPTLPKEHEISYVKPTLPKEHETSYVKPTLPKSPCDTLPKSLGQQVAEAKSNAPKPDLLNAGPVLIPNSGFRSLPRNVLAPREESTLSVSRNIAASCIDVSTACNEGSRGTLSEWPLEDRQRKGSLQNLLHIPPPEPFRDENLALDQAPVKTNLTEVTSEDSKVIEVDDTVVKGGCEKLEKMEELVPLQQFSPGSEVISEQNKQDVPGLQQPQNVQCEKSSDVQKVIQETPHGYREKFESQECLNLSTAKAADLHFKQGPPIAPKPRKLPPNIILKRSDGSLLNSSAESEPRTRTSSLSRNIDAFHVKPFDSREQGKARQEALMKLGLKAKPEVLSTSPLKSPGFLKSGEFTMPKTSMENTTNERSPKNAQPGTIQNVGLHEEVHVLSTNPEKSLVSPKSKEIVVPKANMENLVKHGGKDMSTDKRVITNPVAPQEKTQILSTSPVQSSGFPKPREVSKLKEEMTRDGKAETADKRSSYAEPGAGLRLPEGSLPGLRHFSFKSNTLERSGIGLSSYVDNSDQSQKSSGSVFKNAISSKFSSSFLRNSRPRPASLGTGKDFSNLQSPDQAMAEPEKNENRRSFPLQNLSKPSRPGVSVKITPKGSSNEEHRREALIKLGLLK from the exons ATGCCTGAGAGCGAGCTTTGGACAGGAAATTGTGGAATGGAATCCATGAGCTCGGGCAGCTGCGATAGTGTGGTCAGCATCACCTCGAACCACTCTGCCTTT AGTGATGAATGCTATGATCACCTGTCGGCAGAAGAAAGGGAGTGCTtgatgttcctggaggaaactaTTGACTCTCTAGATGTCGAGGTAGACAGCAGAGTGTCCACTGATGAATCGGAGCGTGTGGATGAGGCCTCAAAGGAGCACGAGACTTCCTACGTGAAACCAACTCTTCCAAAGGAGCACGAGACCTCCTACGTGAAGCCAACCCTTCCAAAGGAGCACGAGATATCCTACGTGAAGCCAACCCTTCCAAAGGAGCACGAGACATCCTACGTGAAGCCAACCCTTCCAAAGA GTCCCTGTGATACATTACCTAAAAGTCTTGGCCAACAAGTAGCTGAAGCAAAAAGCAATGCACCCAAACCAGATCTTCTGAATGCTGGCCCAGTGCTGATTCCCAATTCGGGATTTCGAAGCCTTCCCAGGAATGTCCTGGCACCAAGAGAAGAAAGCACCCTAAGTGTTTCACGGAACATTGCAGCCTCTTGCATAGATGTATCCACAGCTTGTAATGAAGGGTCAAGAGGTACTCTATCAGAATGGCCTCTCGAGGACAGGCAAAGAAAAGGATCACTTCAAAATTTGCTACACATCCCACCCCCTGAGCCTTTCCGAGATGAAAATCTGGCTTTAGATCAAGCACCTGTTAAGACAAACCTTACTGAAGTGACATCTGAAGACTCAAAAGTAATTGAAGTTGATGACACAGTGGTAAAGGGAGGATGTGAGAAGCTTGAGAAAATGGAAGAGTTGGTTCCTTTACAACAGTTTTCTCCAGgctcagaagtgatttcagagcaAAACAAGCAAGATGTCCCAGGTCTTCAGCAACCACAAAATGTGCAATGTGAGAAGAGTTCAGATGTGCAGAAAGTCATCCAAGAAACACCACATGGTTATCGAGAGAAATTTGAATCGCAAGAATGTCTTAATCTTTCAACAGCAAAGGCTGCAGACCTACATTTTAAACAAGGACCTCCCATAGCTCCCAAGCCAAGGAAACTGCCCCCTAATATTATCCTTAAAAGAAGTGATGGTAGCTTGCTCAACTCAAGTGCAGAGTCTGAACCAAGGACAAGAACATCTTCCTTGAGCAGAAATATAGATGCTTTTCATGTGAAGCCTTTTGACTCCAGAGAACAGGGAAAAGCAAGGCAAGAGGCTCTCATGAAGCTTGGGCTAAAGGCAAAGCCAGAAGTATTGAGTACAAGTCCTTTGAAGTCTCCTGGCTTCCTAAAGTCAGGCGAGTTTACTATGCCCAAAACTAGTATGGAGAACACAACCAATGAGAGGTCTCCAAAAAATGCTCAACCTGGAACCATTCAAAATGTTGGATTGCATGAAGAAGTCCATGTGCTAAGTACTAATCCAGAAAAATCATTGGTTAGCCCGAAGTCAAAAGAGATTGTTGTTCCCAAGGCTAATATGGAAAATTTAGTCAAGCATGGTGGAAAGGATATGAGCACAGATAAGAGAGTAATTACCAATCCTGTGGCGCCACAAGAGAAGACACAGATTTTAAGCACCAGCCCTGTTCAATCTTCTGGCTTCCCCAAACCAAGAGAAGTTTCTAAGCTGAAGGAGGAGATGACCAGAGATGGCAAAGCAGAAACTGCTGATAAAAGAAGCAGTTATGCTGAGCCTGGGGCAGGACTTCGCCTCCCTGAGGGTTCCTTGCCTGGCCTTAGGCATTTCAGCTTTAAATCTAACACCTTGGAGCGTTCAGGCATAGGTCTGAGTAGCTATGTGGACAACAGTGACCAGAGTCAGAAAAGTAGTGGTTCTGTATTCAAAAATGCAATATCCAGTAAGTTTTCCTCCAGCTTCCTCCGAAATAGCCGACCACGTCCGGCTTccctagggacaggaaaagacttCAGCAATCTTCAAAGCCCTGACCAGGCGATGGCTGAGCCAGAAAAGAATGAGAACAGGCGATCGTTCCCATTGCAGAATCTGTCGAAGCCATCAAGGCCAGGGGTCAGTGTGAAAATCACCCCCAAAGGCTCTAGCAATGAAGAGCACAGGAGAGAGGCACTCATCAAGCTTGGTCTACTGAAGTAA
- the C13H1orf116 gene encoding specifically androgen-regulated gene protein isoform X1: MFTVCFCISIIFQFHIGQKELLEASLRETVSPPSPRALFCVMPESELWTGNCGMESMSSGSCDSVVSITSNHSAFSDECYDHLSAEERECLMFLEETIDSLDVEVDSRVSTDESERVDEASKEHETSYVKPTLPKEHETSYVKPTLPKEHEISYVKPTLPKEHETSYVKPTLPKSPCDTLPKSLGQQVAEAKSNAPKPDLLNAGPVLIPNSGFRSLPRNVLAPREESTLSVSRNIAASCIDVSTACNEGSRGTLSEWPLEDRQRKGSLQNLLHIPPPEPFRDENLALDQAPVKTNLTEVTSEDSKVIEVDDTVVKGGCEKLEKMEELVPLQQFSPGSEVISEQNKQDVPGLQQPQNVQCEKSSDVQKVIQETPHGYREKFESQECLNLSTAKAADLHFKQGPPIAPKPRKLPPNIILKRSDGSLLNSSAESEPRTRTSSLSRNIDAFHVKPFDSREQGKARQEALMKLGLKAKPEVLSTSPLKSPGFLKSGEFTMPKTSMENTTNERSPKNAQPGTIQNVGLHEEVHVLSTNPEKSLVSPKSKEIVVPKANMENLVKHGGKDMSTDKRVITNPVAPQEKTQILSTSPVQSSGFPKPREVSKLKEEMTRDGKAETADKRSSYAEPGAGLRLPEGSLPGLRHFSFKSNTLERSGIGLSSYVDNSDQSQKSSGSVFKNAISSKFSSSFLRNSRPRPASLGTGKDFSNLQSPDQAMAEPEKNENRRSFPLQNLSKPSRPGVSVKITPKGSSNEEHRREALIKLGLLK; this comes from the exons ATGTTCACTGTTTGTTTCTGTATTTCAATAATATTCCAATTTCACATAGGTCAGAAGGAACTGTTGGAAGCTTCGTTGCGAGAGACTGTTAGCCCTCCATCCCCCAGGGCTCTATTCTGTGTGATGCCTGAGAGCGAGCTTTGGACAGGAAATTGTGGAATGGAATCCATGAGCTCGGGCAGCTGCGATAGTGTGGTCAGCATCACCTCGAACCACTCTGCCTTT AGTGATGAATGCTATGATCACCTGTCGGCAGAAGAAAGGGAGTGCTtgatgttcctggaggaaactaTTGACTCTCTAGATGTCGAGGTAGACAGCAGAGTGTCCACTGATGAATCGGAGCGTGTGGATGAGGCCTCAAAGGAGCACGAGACTTCCTACGTGAAACCAACTCTTCCAAAGGAGCACGAGACCTCCTACGTGAAGCCAACCCTTCCAAAGGAGCACGAGATATCCTACGTGAAGCCAACCCTTCCAAAGGAGCACGAGACATCCTACGTGAAGCCAACCCTTCCAAAGA GTCCCTGTGATACATTACCTAAAAGTCTTGGCCAACAAGTAGCTGAAGCAAAAAGCAATGCACCCAAACCAGATCTTCTGAATGCTGGCCCAGTGCTGATTCCCAATTCGGGATTTCGAAGCCTTCCCAGGAATGTCCTGGCACCAAGAGAAGAAAGCACCCTAAGTGTTTCACGGAACATTGCAGCCTCTTGCATAGATGTATCCACAGCTTGTAATGAAGGGTCAAGAGGTACTCTATCAGAATGGCCTCTCGAGGACAGGCAAAGAAAAGGATCACTTCAAAATTTGCTACACATCCCACCCCCTGAGCCTTTCCGAGATGAAAATCTGGCTTTAGATCAAGCACCTGTTAAGACAAACCTTACTGAAGTGACATCTGAAGACTCAAAAGTAATTGAAGTTGATGACACAGTGGTAAAGGGAGGATGTGAGAAGCTTGAGAAAATGGAAGAGTTGGTTCCTTTACAACAGTTTTCTCCAGgctcagaagtgatttcagagcaAAACAAGCAAGATGTCCCAGGTCTTCAGCAACCACAAAATGTGCAATGTGAGAAGAGTTCAGATGTGCAGAAAGTCATCCAAGAAACACCACATGGTTATCGAGAGAAATTTGAATCGCAAGAATGTCTTAATCTTTCAACAGCAAAGGCTGCAGACCTACATTTTAAACAAGGACCTCCCATAGCTCCCAAGCCAAGGAAACTGCCCCCTAATATTATCCTTAAAAGAAGTGATGGTAGCTTGCTCAACTCAAGTGCAGAGTCTGAACCAAGGACAAGAACATCTTCCTTGAGCAGAAATATAGATGCTTTTCATGTGAAGCCTTTTGACTCCAGAGAACAGGGAAAAGCAAGGCAAGAGGCTCTCATGAAGCTTGGGCTAAAGGCAAAGCCAGAAGTATTGAGTACAAGTCCTTTGAAGTCTCCTGGCTTCCTAAAGTCAGGCGAGTTTACTATGCCCAAAACTAGTATGGAGAACACAACCAATGAGAGGTCTCCAAAAAATGCTCAACCTGGAACCATTCAAAATGTTGGATTGCATGAAGAAGTCCATGTGCTAAGTACTAATCCAGAAAAATCATTGGTTAGCCCGAAGTCAAAAGAGATTGTTGTTCCCAAGGCTAATATGGAAAATTTAGTCAAGCATGGTGGAAAGGATATGAGCACAGATAAGAGAGTAATTACCAATCCTGTGGCGCCACAAGAGAAGACACAGATTTTAAGCACCAGCCCTGTTCAATCTTCTGGCTTCCCCAAACCAAGAGAAGTTTCTAAGCTGAAGGAGGAGATGACCAGAGATGGCAAAGCAGAAACTGCTGATAAAAGAAGCAGTTATGCTGAGCCTGGGGCAGGACTTCGCCTCCCTGAGGGTTCCTTGCCTGGCCTTAGGCATTTCAGCTTTAAATCTAACACCTTGGAGCGTTCAGGCATAGGTCTGAGTAGCTATGTGGACAACAGTGACCAGAGTCAGAAAAGTAGTGGTTCTGTATTCAAAAATGCAATATCCAGTAAGTTTTCCTCCAGCTTCCTCCGAAATAGCCGACCACGTCCGGCTTccctagggacaggaaaagacttCAGCAATCTTCAAAGCCCTGACCAGGCGATGGCTGAGCCAGAAAAGAATGAGAACAGGCGATCGTTCCCATTGCAGAATCTGTCGAAGCCATCAAGGCCAGGGGTCAGTGTGAAAATCACCCCCAAAGGCTCTAGCAATGAAGAGCACAGGAGAGAGGCACTCATCAAGCTTGGTCTACTGAAGTAA